AAGGGCAACTCCGACTCGCTGCCCGACACCCAGAACCCGGTCTTCACGGACGCCGTGGCGCGTACCAAGGCGTTCGGCGAGGGCGGGAAGGTCTGGCACGACCCGCGCGAGGACGGCGACATCCCCGACATCTACATCGCGATGGGGCAGACCGCCGAGAACCTCGCCCAGCTCAAAGGGGTCACGCGGCGGGACCAGGACGAGTTCGGGGTGCGCTCCCAGAACCTGGCGGAGAAGGCGCTGGCCGACGGGTTCTGGGCGAAGGACATCACGCCGGTGACGCTGCCCGACGGGACCGTGGTGGAGAAGGACGACGGGCCGCGGGCGGGGACGACGTACGAGAAGGTCGCCACCCTCCAGCCCGTCTTCCGGCCCGACGGCACGGTGACCGCCGGCAACTGCTGCCCGCTGAACGACGGGGCGGCGGCCGTCGTCGTGATGAGCGACGTCAAGGCCGCCGAGCTGGGGATCACGCCGCTGGCCCGGATCGTCTCGACCGGCGTCACGGGGCTGTCCCCGGAGATCATGGGCCTGGGGCCGGTGGAGGCCTCGAAGCAGGCGCTCTCGCGGGCGGGGATGGCGATCGAGGACATCGACCTCGTGGAGATCAACGAGGCCTTCGCGGCCCAGGTCATCCCGTCCTATCGGGACCTGGGGATCCCGCTGGACCGGCTCAACGTGAACGGCGGGGCCATCGCGGTGGGGCACCCGTTCGGGATGACGGGGGCGCGCATCACGTCCACGCTGATCAACAGCCTCCAGCACCACGACAAGTCCATCGGCCTCGAGACGATGTGCGTCGGGGGCGGCCAGGGCATGGCGATGATCCTTGAGCGTTTGAGCTGAGTCTCACCTGGCGGCGCCCGGCCCCCGGGCGCCGCGCGGATGGAGTCAGCCGCGGAAGTCCGGGCCGGCGTGGGTCGGGGTGATGCGGAGGAGGAGGCGGCGGTCGCGGATCATGGCGGCGCGGTAGTCGTCCCAGTCCGGGTGCTCGCCTGAGATGTCC
The Nonomuraea helvata genome window above contains:
- a CDS encoding acetyl-CoA C-acetyltransferase, whose translation is MPEAVIVATARSPIGRAFKGSLKEIRPDDLTVQMIQAALAKVPQLDPSSIDDIMLGCGLPGGEQGFNMARVVSVMLGLDNVPGTTVTRYCSSSLQTTRMAFHAIKAGEGDVFVSAGVETVSRFVKGNSDSLPDTQNPVFTDAVARTKAFGEGGKVWHDPREDGDIPDIYIAMGQTAENLAQLKGVTRRDQDEFGVRSQNLAEKALADGFWAKDITPVTLPDGTVVEKDDGPRAGTTYEKVATLQPVFRPDGTVTAGNCCPLNDGAAAVVVMSDVKAAELGITPLARIVSTGVTGLSPEIMGLGPVEASKQALSRAGMAIEDIDLVEINEAFAAQVIPSYRDLGIPLDRLNVNGGAIAVGHPFGMTGARITSTLINSLQHHDKSIGLETMCVGGGQGMAMILERLS